In one window of Meiothermus sp. DNA:
- a CDS encoding GNAT family N-acetyltransferase, translating into MKVSAHLDFLPVSTDSASVVHSLYLNCPTYIALIGGDTPTLNDIQRELETLRHDTRRQALLLRQEDLVVGFLDYKVAYPDLHSATISLLLIDESLQGRGLGKAAVEQLETLLRGRMDRLYAVVYGNNEQAKRFWERVGFEHLRDSGPTLSWYVKPLK; encoded by the coding sequence ATGAAAGTCTCTGCACATCTCGACTTCCTGCCCGTTAGTACCGATTCGGCTTCTGTTGTGCATAGCCTTTACTTGAATTGCCCCACTTATATCGCCCTGATTGGGGGCGACACGCCTACCCTCAACGATATTCAGCGCGAGCTCGAGACCCTGCGCCACGATACCCGGCGGCAGGCTTTGTTGTTGCGACAAGAGGATCTTGTGGTAGGTTTCCTCGACTACAAGGTAGCCTACCCCGATCTGCACTCGGCTACCATCAGCCTGTTGCTGATCGATGAAAGCCTGCAAGGACGGGGCCTGGGCAAGGCTGCCGTGGAGCAGCTCGAGACCCTGCTACGTGGCCGGATGGATCGGCTCTACGCTGTGGTGTATGGCAACAACGAACAGGCTAAACGCTTCTGGGAACGGGTCGGCTTTGAGCACCTGCGCGATAGTGGCCCCACCCTGAGCTGGTATGTAAAGCCCTTGAAGTAG
- the rpmF gene encoding 50S ribosomal protein L32: MAKHPVPKKKVSKSRRDIRRAAVSTLTAPTLIKCANCGAMIPPHTVCDSCGYYAGKKVLEIRA; this comes from the coding sequence ATGGCCAAGCACCCAGTACCCAAGAAAAAAGTATCCAAGTCCCGTCGGGACATCCGCCGCGCTGCGGTATCCACCCTGACGGCCCCCACCCTCATCAAATGCGCCAACTGTGGGGCCATGATTCCCCCCCACACCGTTTGCGATAGCTGCGGCTACTACGCTGGGAAAAAGGTTCTGGAAATCCGGGCCTAG
- the fabG gene encoding 3-oxoacyl-[acyl-carrier-protein] reductase has protein sequence MRKALVTGSSRGIGKAIALELARRGYALAVHYAGNQASAEATAAEARELGASQVVVLGADLSSPQAAQKLVADANTALGGLEVLVNNAGITRDTLLIRMKDEDWDTVIATNLSAIFHTTREAIKLMMRAKWGRVVNISSVVGILGNPGQANYVAAKAGLIGFTKSVAKEYATRGITVNAVAPGFIESDMTAKLPENVVAEYLKQIPAGRLGQPEEVAKAVAFLASDDAAYINGQTLCVDGGMTPH, from the coding sequence ATGCGAAAAGCGCTGGTAACAGGTTCTTCGAGAGGAATCGGTAAGGCTATTGCGCTCGAGCTGGCCCGTCGGGGTTATGCGCTGGCCGTACACTATGCGGGCAACCAGGCGTCTGCCGAGGCTACGGCTGCCGAAGCCAGGGAGCTTGGTGCGAGCCAGGTGGTGGTTCTGGGGGCCGACCTGAGCAGCCCGCAGGCCGCTCAGAAGCTTGTGGCGGATGCTAATACGGCCCTGGGGGGCCTCGAGGTTCTGGTCAACAATGCCGGCATCACCCGCGACACCCTGCTGATCCGCATGAAAGACGAAGACTGGGACACCGTGATCGCCACCAACCTGAGCGCCATCTTTCACACCACCCGCGAGGCCATCAAGCTCATGATGCGGGCTAAATGGGGCCGGGTGGTCAACATCAGCAGCGTGGTGGGCATTCTGGGTAACCCTGGTCAGGCCAATTATGTGGCGGCCAAGGCGGGTCTAATTGGCTTTACCAAATCGGTGGCCAAGGAGTACGCCACCCGGGGCATCACGGTCAATGCAGTGGCGCCAGGTTTTATCGAGTCGGACATGACCGCCAAGCTGCCGGAGAACGTGGTGGCCGAATACCTCAAACAAATTCCCGCGGGGCGCTTAGGCCAGCCCGAGGAGGTGGCCAAGGCAGTAGCTTTTTTGGCTTCGGACGATGCCGCTTATATCAATGGACAGACCCTGTGTGTGGATGGCGGGATGACCCCACACTAA
- a CDS encoding DUF1653 domain-containing protein, with protein MQLKPGLYQHYKGKHYWVHGLARHSETEEWYVVYETRYGTEPETLWVRPLSMFLQDVEVDGKPVPRFRYLGESGSSEQ; from the coding sequence ATGCAACTCAAACCTGGCCTCTACCAACACTACAAGGGCAAGCACTACTGGGTGCATGGCCTGGCCCGGCATTCCGAGACCGAGGAGTGGTACGTGGTCTACGAAACCCGCTACGGCACGGAGCCCGAAACCCTCTGGGTGCGCCCGCTTAGCATGTTTTTGCAGGATGTGGAGGTCGATGGCAAGCCCGTGCCCCGGTTTCGCTACCTGGGGGAAAGCGGAAGCTCGGAACAATGA
- a CDS encoding transposase → MLPDREHPLYYLDAETLLTATYVWVDDELKALQAQSFKLPPKQKHQKATLAELLTLAIFLLLQGQDLAKGYLAAKTTLKAYFPSLPHLSRFYRVLQKAHVLWAHLAHRLAGGEGLLQVVDLKPLPLAHGQRIHGLALPDAAVGVGPLGAFGGYVLMPVMNERGLFFRWLILPGNARETWGRELVEGLPAVLGDRGFRWVQGVKTPPYRVRGGRVVETGWKGWMGRVRNWIETRFSVMVRSLGLHRIEARSYWGLVARVNLILLVHNLIRSRVLLRMAGVEL, encoded by the coding sequence ATGCTTCCAGACCGAGAGCACCCCCTTTACTATCTTGACGCGGAGACCCTCTTGACGGCTACCTACGTCTGGGTGGATGACGAGCTCAAGGCTTTACAGGCCCAGAGCTTCAAGCTCCCCCCAAAGCAAAAGCATCAAAAGGCCACCCTGGCCGAGCTCCTGACCCTCGCTATCTTTTTGCTCCTCCAGGGCCAGGACCTCGCCAAAGGTTACCTGGCCGCCAAGACCACCCTGAAGGCTTACTTTCCCTCCCTGCCCCACCTCTCCCGCTTCTACCGGGTGCTCCAAAAAGCCCACGTCCTTTGGGCCCATCTCGCCCATCGTTTGGCCGGGGGAGAAGGCTTGCTCCAGGTGGTGGACCTCAAGCCCCTCCCCCTGGCCCACGGACAGCGTATCCACGGCCTCGCTCTCCCCGACGCCGCAGTAGGGGTAGGACCCTTGGGGGCCTTCGGCGGATACGTCCTCATGCCGGTGATGAACGAGCGGGGCCTCTTTTTTCGCTGGCTCATCCTGCCCGGCAACGCCCGGGAGACCTGGGGGAGGGAGCTGGTGGAGGGCTTGCCTGCGGTCTTGGGAGACCGAGGCTTTCGCTGGGTCCAGGGGGTCAAGACGCCGCCCTATCGGGTCAGGGGAGGAAGGGTGGTGGAGACGGGGTGGAAAGGGTGGATGGGGAGGGTCAGGAACTGGATAGAGACCCGCTTCAGCGTGATGGTGCGGTCTTTGGGGCTTCACCGGATTGAAGCCCGCTCCTACTGGGGCTTGGTGGCCCGGGTGAACCTGATCCTTCTGGTGCACAACCTGATTCGGAGCCGGGTACTGCTGAGGATGGCTGGGGTGGAGCTATGA
- a CDS encoding NYN domain-containing protein: MNDPFGRVPGWSPNQRVGLFVDTQNLYHSARDYYGQNVNFESLMRFAIGNRQLVRATAYVVEREHDTSAWPFIYKLSTIGFRVRRMNLTLKETTDEGKPIYEGNWDMGIAADMVRLMHTLDVVVLGSGDGDFVDIVEVLMERGIRVEVIAFKETTSQKLIDAVDRFIHLPEIENAFVPSKERERTLIPRAE; the protein is encoded by the coding sequence ATGAACGACCCTTTTGGCCGTGTGCCAGGCTGGAGCCCCAATCAACGCGTAGGTCTGTTTGTAGATACCCAAAACCTCTACCACTCCGCCCGCGACTACTACGGGCAGAACGTCAACTTTGAGAGCCTGATGCGCTTTGCCATCGGTAACCGCCAGCTGGTGCGGGCCACCGCATATGTGGTCGAACGCGAACACGACACCTCGGCCTGGCCCTTCATCTACAAGCTCTCCACCATCGGCTTCCGGGTACGGCGCATGAACCTGACCCTCAAGGAAACCACCGACGAGGGCAAGCCCATCTACGAGGGCAACTGGGATATGGGCATCGCCGCCGATATGGTACGCCTCATGCACACCCTGGATGTGGTGGTCCTGGGGAGCGGCGACGGCGACTTTGTGGATATTGTGGAGGTGCTGATGGAGCGGGGCATCCGGGTCGAGGTGATTGCCTTCAAGGAGACCACCTCGCAAAAGCTGATTGACGCCGTAGACCGCTTCATCCACCTGCCCGAAATCGAGAACGCCTTTGTGCCCAGCAAGGAGCGGGAACGGACCTTGATCCCCAGAGCTGAGTGA
- a CDS encoding lipopolysaccharide assembly protein LapB gives MIALRAVPFAVGIALFAFTAFAQLGAEGYYTQCKALYDQGVRDSARATCQLALVADPNHLPSIKLLGRIYLEENNPGAAQPFLQQMIQLAPQDPEVALLDARFLLLQGRPADALARLPRGLNTEAVLLRAQINEALGRYEEAYATFRRVTASEEARLGAARLAERLGRPQEALGLLGNSPKEQLTKARLMWLSGDTRAAAEALEEVLPRLGPLEGDYTRTLGLLAMVYYGLGEFDKGSLVLRQLSSRMSLPSNLLGKVWPWLVVFLIYLGLVLYGESRIEPMRTVEMGNERRFGPGSIHLWLMLALVLAGLAAVGIGQLLYQNLLALFTPFQGQVVRPVFYFLLGVFALLIAYQNVSREGMQNALGPRSSWVEGTWAGLVLLALLALYAYMAKPLGLSGLGTMYPIFFGLALLELVIRGVGYPVFKERYKELSNFMIPVLFALAIPGPTAFFLMASLFLGWLYMRTKGALAGATAWVLAGLILALIANLPLTRTLLGS, from the coding sequence ATGATAGCGTTACGAGCGGTTCCTTTTGCCGTGGGAATCGCCCTATTTGCGTTCACGGCTTTTGCCCAGTTGGGGGCCGAGGGCTACTACACCCAGTGCAAGGCTCTGTACGACCAGGGGGTGCGGGATAGCGCCCGGGCCACCTGCCAGCTTGCGCTGGTGGCCGACCCCAACCACCTGCCCAGCATCAAACTGCTGGGGCGAATATACCTGGAAGAAAACAACCCCGGCGCAGCCCAGCCCTTCCTTCAGCAGATGATCCAGCTCGCACCGCAAGACCCCGAAGTAGCTCTGCTGGATGCTCGTTTTCTGCTCTTGCAGGGTCGCCCGGCCGACGCTCTGGCCCGGCTGCCGCGCGGTTTGAACACCGAGGCAGTGCTGTTGAGGGCCCAGATCAACGAAGCGCTGGGCCGCTACGAAGAGGCCTATGCCACTTTCCGCCGGGTGACTGCTTCGGAGGAAGCCCGGCTGGGTGCCGCCCGCCTGGCGGAGCGGCTGGGACGCCCCCAGGAAGCGCTGGGCTTGTTAGGTAATAGCCCAAAAGAACAGCTGACCAAAGCCCGTCTGATGTGGCTATCGGGCGATACCCGTGCGGCAGCAGAGGCCCTCGAGGAAGTTCTGCCCCGCTTGGGGCCCCTGGAAGGTGACTACACCCGAACCCTGGGCCTGCTGGCGATGGTCTACTACGGGTTGGGCGAGTTCGATAAGGGCTCGCTGGTCTTGCGGCAGTTGTCCTCGAGGATGAGCCTGCCCAGCAACCTGCTGGGCAAGGTCTGGCCCTGGTTGGTGGTGTTTTTGATATACCTGGGGCTGGTGCTCTACGGTGAGAGCCGCATCGAGCCCATGCGCACGGTGGAGATGGGTAACGAGCGACGCTTTGGCCCTGGCTCCATCCACCTGTGGCTGATGCTGGCGCTGGTGCTGGCAGGGCTGGCCGCTGTGGGGATTGGACAGCTTCTCTACCAGAACCTGCTGGCCCTGTTCACCCCTTTTCAGGGTCAGGTGGTGCGTCCGGTATTCTATTTCCTGCTGGGCGTATTTGCGCTCCTGATTGCTTACCAGAATGTCAGCCGAGAAGGTATGCAAAACGCCCTAGGGCCGCGCTCGAGCTGGGTCGAGGGCACCTGGGCGGGGCTGGTTTTGCTGGCCTTGCTGGCTCTGTATGCCTATATGGCCAAACCCCTGGGGCTGAGCGGACTGGGCACCATGTACCCCATCTTTTTTGGGCTGGCCTTGTTGGAATTGGTCATTCGTGGGGTGGGTTATCCGGTCTTTAAGGAGCGCTACAAAGAGCTGAGCAACTTCATGATCCCGGTGCTGTTTGCCCTGGCGATTCCCGGCCCAACGGCCTTCTTCCTGATGGCCAGCCTTTTCCTGGGATGGCTCTATATGCGTACCAAGGGGGCCCTGGCCGGTGCTACGGCCTGGGTGTTGGCTGGGCTGATTCTGGCTTTGATTGCCAACCTGCCCCTTACACGCACGTTGCTGGGTAGCTGA
- a CDS encoding YebC/PmpR family DNA-binding transcriptional regulator — translation MAGHSKWAQIKRKKAANDLKKGKIVSKYLRLIAAAARAGGSADPAANVNLRNLIEAAKNADVPNDNIERLLKRLAGGDDEGSHYEEVVYEGYAPGGVAIIVNALSDNRNRTASEVRHIFTKHGGSLGATGSVSWQFDRRGYIWIEPNTEAAQEAAIEAGALDLQESEEGLEVYTDPQEVYAVANALKAKGFKPEDTEITMVPQNTLSLSQEEAEKVLRMVEALEELDDVQNVYTNLNLENISVEA, via the coding sequence ATGGCTGGCCATAGCAAATGGGCACAAATTAAGCGCAAAAAAGCTGCCAACGACCTCAAGAAGGGAAAGATCGTTAGCAAATACCTGCGTCTGATTGCAGCCGCGGCTAGAGCAGGGGGCAGCGCAGACCCGGCGGCCAATGTTAACCTGCGCAACCTGATTGAGGCGGCCAAAAACGCAGACGTTCCCAACGACAATATTGAGCGCCTGCTGAAGCGTCTGGCCGGTGGTGATGATGAAGGTAGTCACTATGAAGAGGTGGTCTACGAGGGCTATGCGCCGGGCGGGGTAGCCATCATCGTCAATGCCCTTTCGGATAACAGAAACCGCACGGCCTCCGAGGTGCGCCATATTTTCACCAAACACGGGGGTAGCCTGGGGGCTACAGGATCGGTCTCGTGGCAGTTTGACCGGCGGGGCTATATCTGGATTGAACCCAATACCGAAGCAGCCCAGGAGGCGGCCATCGAGGCCGGGGCGCTCGACCTCCAGGAAAGCGAGGAGGGTTTGGAAGTCTACACCGACCCTCAAGAGGTCTATGCGGTAGCCAATGCTTTAAAGGCCAAAGGCTTCAAACCAGAGGACACCGAGATCACCATGGTGCCCCAAAACACCCTAAGCTTGAGCCAGGAAGAGGCCGAAAAGGTATTGCGCATGGTAGAAGCGCTGGAAGAGCTTGACGACGTGCAAAACGTGTACACCAACCTGAACCTCGAGAACATCTCGGTAGAGGCTTGA
- the acpP gene encoding acyl carrier protein, with amino-acid sequence MAILDDVKEVIVDKLGVDADKVVPEARFIEDLGADSLDTVELIMGLEDKFGLEISDEDAEKIRTVQDAINFIQSKQA; translated from the coding sequence ATGGCTATCCTAGACGATGTAAAAGAAGTAATCGTAGACAAACTGGGCGTAGACGCAGACAAAGTAGTGCCTGAGGCTCGCTTTATTGAAGACCTGGGCGCAGACAGCCTCGATACGGTAGAACTCATCATGGGTCTGGAGGACAAGTTCGGTCTGGAAATCTCCGATGAAGACGCGGAAAAGATCCGCACCGTACAGGATGCGATCAACTTCATCCAGAGCAAGCAAGCCTGA
- a CDS encoding cold-shock protein, producing the protein MQKGKVKWFNAEKGYGFIQREEGEPDVFVHYSAIQSRGFRTLNEGDVVTFEIEPGKNGKGPQAANVNVVEAAKRF; encoded by the coding sequence ATGCAAAAAGGCAAAGTGAAGTGGTTCAATGCGGAAAAGGGCTATGGCTTTATTCAGCGTGAAGAAGGAGAGCCGGACGTATTTGTGCACTACAGTGCTATTCAGTCCCGTGGCTTCCGCACCCTGAACGAAGGCGATGTGGTGACCTTCGAGATTGAGCCGGGCAAGAATGGTAAAGGCCCCCAGGCCGCCAATGTAAACGTGGTGGAAGCGGCCAAGCGTTTTTAG
- a CDS encoding S-adenosyl-l-methionine hydroxide adenosyltransferase family protein: MREIFFLSDFGLADPYAAVVKAVMRQTAPGVAVHDLAHNLPPGDLNRASYILYESVPYLPRQSVVLAVVDPGVGSSRRAVLVVGERLCYVAPDNGLLTLAYLQDPPRKAYLLENPAYHLPRKSATFHGRDVFGPVAAHLAAGVEPSRFGPELPVSELVHLPIHLNFGTHGEILTFDRFGNAITTLLATPAQIRGKTVRIRYHRIPVATHYAEVPVGSALAYVGSAGLLEVAIHLGNAREQLGLKQGDQVELG; encoded by the coding sequence ATGCGGGAAATTTTCTTTCTATCTGACTTTGGTCTGGCTGATCCCTACGCCGCGGTGGTCAAGGCGGTAATGCGACAAACCGCCCCTGGGGTGGCCGTGCACGACCTGGCCCATAACCTCCCCCCAGGCGACCTGAACCGGGCTAGTTACATTTTGTATGAGTCGGTGCCCTATCTACCTCGGCAGTCGGTGGTGCTGGCGGTGGTTGACCCGGGGGTGGGCTCGAGCCGCAGGGCAGTCTTGGTGGTAGGGGAGCGGCTTTGCTATGTGGCGCCGGACAACGGGCTCCTCACCCTGGCCTATCTGCAAGACCCGCCCCGGAAAGCCTATCTGCTGGAGAACCCCGCCTACCACCTGCCCCGCAAATCGGCTACCTTCCACGGGCGGGATGTGTTTGGACCGGTTGCCGCTCACCTGGCGGCGGGGGTTGAGCCTTCGCGCTTTGGCCCGGAGCTGCCGGTATCCGAACTTGTACATTTGCCCATTCACTTGAACTTTGGCACCCACGGCGAAATCCTGACCTTTGACCGTTTTGGTAACGCCATCACCACCCTGCTGGCCACGCCTGCCCAGATTCGCGGTAAAACGGTACGCATCCGCTACCACCGCATCCCCGTCGCCACGCACTATGCCGAGGTGCCGGTAGGGAGTGCCCTGGCCTATGTGGGGAGTGCGGGGCTTTTGGAGGTGGCGATTCACCTGGGCAACGCCCGCGAACAGCTCGGCCTCAAGCAGGGCGACCAGGTGGAGCTGGGTTGA
- a CDS encoding beta-ketoacyl-ACP synthase III — translation MNIGILALGTYAPERVMTNHDFEKILDTSDEWIVSRTGIRERRLAAEGEFTSHLAFRAVEDLIRRHGRSALEGVDLVIVATNTPDALFPATAALVQNRFGLNAGAYDLLAGCPGWGYAIAQAHAMVQSGLARKVLTIGSETLSKILDYTDRSTAVLFGDGAGAAVIGPVPEGYGFKSFVLGADGSGGKELMLRCIADKLPDGSPMGQYAYMNGREVFKFAVRVMNTATLEAIEKAGLQPEDIKYLIPHQANARIIEAARERLGLPPEQVWVNVDRYGNTSTASMPIALQEALDAGQIHNGDHILFVTFGAGLTWAASVMTWWQPD, via the coding sequence TTGAACATCGGTATCCTTGCCCTTGGCACCTATGCTCCCGAGCGGGTGATGACCAACCACGACTTCGAAAAGATTCTGGACACCTCCGACGAGTGGATCGTCAGCCGTACCGGTATCCGTGAACGGAGACTGGCTGCTGAGGGGGAGTTTACCTCACACCTGGCTTTTCGGGCAGTAGAAGACTTGATTCGCCGCCACGGGCGCAGTGCCCTGGAGGGGGTGGATCTGGTAATTGTGGCGACCAACACCCCCGATGCTCTTTTCCCGGCTACGGCGGCCCTGGTGCAGAACCGCTTTGGCCTGAACGCGGGAGCCTACGACCTTCTGGCCGGCTGCCCCGGCTGGGGCTATGCCATTGCCCAGGCCCACGCCATGGTGCAGAGTGGTCTGGCCCGCAAGGTGCTCACCATTGGTTCAGAGACCCTCTCCAAAATCCTCGACTACACCGACCGCTCCACTGCCGTGCTGTTTGGCGATGGGGCCGGGGCGGCAGTGATTGGCCCGGTGCCCGAAGGCTATGGTTTCAAGTCGTTTGTGCTGGGGGCCGATGGTTCGGGGGGTAAGGAACTCATGTTGCGTTGCATTGCCGACAAGCTGCCCGATGGCAGCCCCATGGGGCAGTACGCCTACATGAACGGGCGCGAGGTTTTCAAGTTCGCGGTGCGGGTGATGAACACGGCCACCCTCGAGGCCATTGAGAAAGCCGGTCTCCAGCCCGAGGACATCAAGTACCTGATTCCCCACCAGGCCAACGCCCGTATCATCGAGGCTGCCCGTGAGCGCCTGGGGTTGCCCCCTGAGCAGGTCTGGGTCAACGTAGACCGCTATGGCAACACATCTACGGCCTCCATGCCCATCGCCCTGCAAGAGGCCCTGGATGCTGGCCAGATCCACAACGGCGACCACATTCTGTTTGTTACCTTTGGCGCCGGTCTGACCTGGGCAGCCAGTGTGATGACCTGGTGGCAGCCGGATTGA
- the fabD gene encoding ACP S-malonyltransferase: MIAALFPGQGSQEIGMGKALYEGSRAAREALDRAEVTLPGLLRLMWEGPEEELKLTANQQPALLAVGYAAFEAYREAGGPPPDFAAGHSLGEWTAHVAAGTLSLEDGLRLVRKRGEYMQEAVPVGAGAMAAVLKVPAQTLQELIAGITGVEVANYNSPEQTVISGTAEGVAQAAEVLKGHKARVIPLPVSAPFHSSLMRPARDRLHADLFQVEMHSPRFPVYSNVLAQPETRPALIRELLLEQITHAVRWVEILQHLKQKGAKTYLEFGSGKVLTGLVGRTLDGVEARSLTNPREIAEHLAVVR, encoded by the coding sequence ATGATTGCAGCGTTGTTCCCCGGCCAGGGGTCGCAAGAAATCGGTATGGGCAAGGCTTTGTACGAGGGCTCGAGGGCGGCCCGCGAGGCCCTGGATCGGGCGGAGGTGACCCTGCCCGGATTACTCCGTCTGATGTGGGAAGGCCCCGAAGAAGAGCTCAAGCTAACCGCGAACCAGCAGCCCGCCTTGCTGGCCGTGGGGTATGCGGCTTTTGAGGCCTATCGGGAAGCGGGTGGACCTCCCCCCGATTTTGCGGCGGGCCACAGCCTGGGCGAGTGGACGGCCCACGTGGCAGCCGGAACCCTGAGCCTGGAGGATGGTTTGCGCCTGGTACGTAAACGCGGCGAGTACATGCAGGAGGCTGTGCCGGTGGGGGCAGGAGCGATGGCGGCGGTGCTTAAGGTGCCGGCCCAGACCCTTCAGGAACTCATTGCTGGCATAACCGGGGTGGAGGTGGCCAACTACAACTCACCCGAACAAACCGTAATCTCCGGAACCGCTGAGGGGGTGGCCCAGGCTGCCGAGGTGCTCAAAGGCCACAAAGCCCGGGTGATACCCCTGCCGGTTTCGGCTCCATTTCACTCCTCGTTAATGCGGCCTGCGCGGGATCGTCTCCACGCCGATTTGTTCCAGGTGGAGATGCATTCGCCTCGCTTTCCGGTTTATTCCAATGTGCTCGCCCAGCCCGAGACCCGGCCCGCCCTGATTCGGGAACTGCTTTTGGAGCAGATTACCCATGCAGTGCGCTGGGTAGAAATTTTGCAACATCTTAAGCAGAAGGGGGCCAAGACCTACCTCGAGTTCGGTTCGGGTAAGGTTTTGACTGGCCTGGTAGGGCGGACGCTGGATGGGGTTGAAGCCCGCAGCCTTACAAACCCGAGGGAGATTGCCGAGCACCTGGCGGTGGTCAGGTAG
- the cysE gene encoding serine O-acetyltransferase, giving the protein MMRLIERLKEDVQAVLERDPAARGALEAILFSPGMHALWMHRLNHWLWRANFKFLARVLAHLTRMLTGVEIHPGARIGRRVVIDHGMGIVIGETAEVGDDVMIYHGVTLGGTGFTREKRHPTIGNGVLLGAHAVVLGPIVVGAGAKVGAGAVVTKPVPPGATAIGNPAQIIVRESKLEPVEA; this is encoded by the coding sequence ATGATGCGATTGATCGAACGCCTCAAAGAAGATGTGCAGGCTGTGCTCGAGCGAGACCCTGCTGCCCGGGGTGCCCTCGAGGCCATCCTCTTTAGCCCCGGAATGCATGCTTTGTGGATGCACCGGCTTAACCACTGGCTCTGGCGGGCCAATTTCAAATTTCTAGCCCGCGTTCTGGCCCACCTGACCCGCATGCTCACGGGGGTCGAAATCCACCCCGGTGCTCGGATTGGCCGCCGGGTGGTAATTGACCACGGCATGGGCATTGTAATTGGCGAGACCGCCGAGGTAGGCGACGATGTGATGATCTACCACGGCGTGACTTTGGGGGGTACGGGTTTTACCCGGGAAAAGCGCCACCCCACCATAGGGAATGGGGTGTTGCTGGGAGCCCATGCGGTGGTTTTGGGGCCTATTGTGGTGGGAGCTGGGGCCAAAGTGGGAGCTGGGGCCGTGGTTACCAAGCCGGTGCCTCCTGGCGCTACTGCGATTGGCAACCCGGCTCAGATTATCGTTCGGGAGTCCAAACTCGAGCCCGTCGAAGCCTAG
- the queA gene encoding tRNA preQ1(34) S-adenosylmethionine ribosyltransferase-isomerase QueA — translation MNLEDFDYHLPPELIAQSGAEPRDASRLMVIHRSTGQIEHRIFRDLPEYLRAGDVLVLNESRVIPARTFATNPYGTLLEVLLVREISADAGSGGLWEALLKPARRARVGSVLTFADDLQATVEAVEEDGTRLLRFAGNVWEHLENMGKPPLPPYIRASVDPERYQTVYAQTPGSVAAPTAGLHFTPELLDRIRGLGVTICYVTLHVGPGTFKPVQDDPDQHHMHLEPYEVPRPTAQAINQAKAEGRRVIAVGTTVVRTLETAWNGMQVQAGAGETQLFIRPGFQYHVVEALVTNFHLPKSTLLMLVSAFMGHELMQRAYQTAVAERYRFYSLGDAMLIL, via the coding sequence ATGAACCTCGAGGACTTCGACTACCACCTACCCCCCGAACTCATCGCTCAGAGCGGCGCCGAGCCCCGCGACGCATCGCGGTTGATGGTGATCCACCGCAGCACCGGCCAGATTGAGCACCGGATTTTCCGCGACCTGCCCGAATACCTTAGGGCTGGCGACGTACTGGTACTGAACGAAAGCCGGGTTATTCCCGCCCGCACCTTTGCCACCAACCCATACGGCACCTTGCTCGAGGTCTTGCTGGTGCGGGAAATCTCCGCCGATGCGGGATCGGGCGGTTTGTGGGAGGCTCTGCTGAAACCAGCACGGCGGGCCAGGGTGGGCTCCGTACTGACCTTTGCAGATGACCTACAGGCCACGGTGGAAGCCGTGGAAGAAGATGGCACCCGGCTGCTGCGCTTTGCGGGGAATGTGTGGGAGCACCTGGAAAACATGGGCAAGCCCCCCCTCCCCCCTTACATTCGAGCCTCGGTAGACCCGGAACGCTACCAGACCGTTTATGCCCAAACCCCCGGCTCGGTGGCCGCGCCTACCGCCGGGCTGCACTTCACCCCGGAGCTCCTGGACAGGATTCGGGGGCTGGGGGTCACCATCTGCTACGTCACCCTTCACGTGGGGCCGGGCACCTTCAAGCCGGTACAGGACGATCCCGACCAGCACCACATGCACCTGGAGCCCTACGAGGTGCCCCGCCCTACAGCCCAGGCCATCAACCAGGCCAAGGCTGAGGGGCGGCGCGTTATTGCTGTGGGAACCACAGTGGTACGAACCCTCGAGACCGCCTGGAACGGTATGCAGGTTCAGGCCGGTGCTGGCGAGACCCAGCTTTTCATCCGTCCGGGGTTCCAGTACCACGTGGTAGAAGCCCTAGTCACCAACTTCCACCTGCCCAAATCCACCCTGCTGATGCTGGTCTCGGCCTTTATGGGGCACGAACTCATGCAACGGGCCTACCAGACCGCCGTGGCTGAACGCTACCGGTTTTATAGCCTGGGAGATGCAATGTTGATTTTATAG